In Planococcus citri chromosome 4, ihPlaCitr1.1, whole genome shotgun sequence, the genomic window AGCTACAATGATTAAAATGATCATTATAAGGACCAACCTATTTAAAACGTGTAAATGTGAATAAAAGCTCTGAAAAAGTTTACCTTTCTCTGTGCTTGCTCCAATTATGAATTGAAAGCATAAGCATACTAAGAGTGTACTCATTTTAAAATCTATTTGACTGAATTTTGAGAGTGTTGTCGAAGAATTTGAATAAACTGACAGCATTGATGAgtatttaaaattgtgaaaacatTTAAGAACTAATCCATCAAGCTTAAATAAGTTGATCATGATCAGTATTTTTTGATTACTCGGGTAGATATCAGAACTTCCTTTGATATGTTGAAATTGTAATTTACGTACGGTTAGCGATGTATATGTACTACATCAAGCTAATTGAATGGGTACAAATTGAACAGGTAGTCAtgaaaaacatcagaaatgaacAAGTTTTACATTAAAAAGTCACAAATTATtatctacatattatgtaggtacaaagaacaaaattttgaaaaaactatgcAGCAAAGATTgcataaaatatattttactttCGAGGAAGTTACTGGcacaaaagtttttgaactaGATAACAAAGAGGTTGAAAAATCTGGTAAAAACACAGTACATGGtacattttccgattttttatgaattcttGAAGCTCAAAGGGCTCAAATTTCACACACAAAAAAGTAATACTTCACCAAATTGGCCTTTGATAGGTACAGAAAACAGAAGTTTGGGAAGATAACCTATTAACGATCCCTTCTTCCCGAATCGAGTGGAAATGGTTTCGAGTTTCGAACTATGGAAAGCAGTTTTGGAACCACTCCCACACGTTAACCTTCGGTGATGTTTAATCGCCCTGAAGGTGAAGAGGCTAAAACGAATCcataattttggtattttaggTCAGTACTTATTAGGCTCCCTCTCGAGCGTTTTAGGTGGTTACCTAGAAATTTTAGGAGTACtaattcaaaagtaaatttttgaccaattcgtaaatttcagaaatcagatgaaaaaattaattagaaataTGCTGAAATTATTACAGCTGTAAAGTCCCATTTTCATGTTTGGATGCATAAAGTCGATGTTAATCGATTACGTAGGTACTCTAATTACATCTGTTATCTACTTCAATGAAACCCATTTTATCACATTtcgaatttaaactttttcgaTAATGTACACACCAAATCTTCAAACTCAACAGAAAAACGTTTCACGACCACTGGAGCATTATCCAAATGTAGAGGAGATATTGTATCGTTCGTTAGGGCTTTGGAAATCCCTAATCTTTCACCAAGCTCCTTTGTTAGAGGACACACATAAGTTACTCCAGTTCTAGCATCTTCATTCTTGATCAGATCCCAACCACTTAATTCATTTTCTCTACTACAAAGCCTTTGGAAATGTCCAGAGTTGAGAGTGTTGTGTACTATGACAACAGCCGCCGCCGTGTACCATTCAGGTTCTTCTATTAAACTCTCATATCCGCCTTCTACTCCAAATGGAAAACGGACCTGGATAATACGATAGATTATTTCAGGAATCGCGATCATTCGAGTTCGTTCGGTGTTCGTTACATAAATTTCTCGAGGTTCATCAGAACTGATTTCGTATCTCGATTTTATGATATCAGAAacgccaaaaatgaattttacttcGTATTTGTAGTATGTCGATGGATACCTGCCATCTTCTTGAAATGTGGATGCAACGAATTTaataaattgatcaacttttttcaattgtttattCGCAATGCTTTTCCAAATCGGTACGATGTTCATTGCAACGCAACTTgcaatttttcctgaatttgtAGGGAAATACCATAGTGgtattatttggaatttttccaagcAACCGAATGCCTGTCCGCAAgatatttttgagctatttCCAGACAAAGAAAGCAATGATGGAATATTCTTCAAGTTTTCTGCTTGATTTTGCTGAAAGAAAaacttaattcaatttttacatgaaaataattACCATCCTCTGAGTAGAGGATAAAATGCACACTGGACAAAAGTAGGACAATGGATgatccttgaaaaaaaagtgagatttcttgcatgaaattaccaatttttggaatttttcagcccTTTGATTCTTAGTGAAATTTTAGCTACTGATCATCGTGTCCCCAAACAACGCTATTTTATTACTCACCTCAGAAAAGATGAATTCCAATTCCTCGTCCAATGAACCATAATCGTCACATTCACCTTTCAATTCTACTTCATGAATTGGCTGATAGTTTAAAAGAACCCATTTTTTGTCATGTGCAGGTGTATGAATCGATAATACtgatttccaacaaaaaatctgaaatgtaAGAACGTATGAGATCTGTATTCATTTCAACCGTTTCTAATTTCTAATCGATAGCTGTTGCATAAGTGTAggttgtaggtacataataagtaggtaagtatttagaTATAGCCTACTTACGAATTCTGAATGATCATCGTAAAACCGAAATTTTATAATGTGAGAACGCCTTTTCTAATCTTTAATCGAAGATACACCTACCAATTCTGAATTATCATcgtaaaaacgaaattttgtgTGTTTTCCTTCAGTGTATCTGGATGCGATAGAAAAATCTTCAGGTTTTTTGCTGAGTGTGTAATTCTTAGGATTTACCTGTGAATAAGTAAGTGGTGAGTACAAATATCAATATCTActtgtattatttattttcttattattatttatgtTCCCTCTGATTATATTGGGGAAGAATAAAGTGTGTTAAAAGCAATAGTATGTGAAGCCAAATGAATGCACAGTATAACTTTTAATAAatgttccaaaaatgaaatcattaattAAAAGCTTAGGATCACGTAGAAATAAGGAGGGAAAATGAATCAGCGATTGTGATAAAAAATGATCCTAATtaaaagatgtttttcgatttcttcactcgctgaaaaataaatatcataACCTTCCTATTAGATCTACATTTCAAAGAGGTACATACCGATTTAAAAGCTCCATAAATATTGGAATTAAAAGAGCATATTCTGAGATTCTCGCCAGTTCTGTCATAAACCTGAAAGCAGCCTGCATTATTGGGATACTCCTTTGATAGTTTTATCCTGTCTTTGTTACCTCACCTACCTCGTAACCAATCAAATATTCATCATTCATGGAATCATAAACTACGGCTGGTTGATACCGATTTTCACAGAGATCTTTTATAGAAGTTCCACTAAAGAATGCTGCTTCAACTTCGGATGAaggtcttgaaaaaattccatttccactgatggaatttttttcattaaattgcttttctttttcggtGAAAGCTGCGCAAGCGAAGAAACGGTAAGAGGGATCTCCAAATTGTTTTTCGGATATATCCAGCTCACCGTTATGATACAAACTGAACACTAGAGCTACaatgattaaaattatcattataaTGGCCATACCTATTTAAAACGTGTCATTGCGAATAAAtgctttaaaaagtttacctTTCTCTGTGCTTATTGCTTCAATTATGAATCGAAAGCATAAACATACTAAAAGTAAAcgcatttcttaaaaaaaacttattttactgaattttgaaattttattcggaGAATGAAAACATTAAACAACTGATCCATAAGCTTGAAACAGTCGAtcatgatcaatattttttgattatttaggTAGATAATGATATCAGAACTTCTTTTGATAAGtcgaaattagaatttttgtagGACGGTTAGCGATGAATGTATATATACACATATCTAGACTAGACTAAGCAATAAATTATTGGTTCAATGAGGATTGCTTATTAAGTAGATAAATTAGCTGATTTCACATGAACATGATTAACTTCTTGAACCTTGACCAATTAGTTCTTCAacgttttctcaattttacatATTAGGTATCCGACAATATTATTGCCAGTTtatttgaaatcagaaaaaaaatctgaaaattcagCCAGACAGGTTTTAAAATGCTAATACTTTTAGTATGTTTATGCTTTCAATTCATAATTAAAGCAAGCACAGAGAAAGGTAaacttttttaaagcttttattCGCAGCAATGATACGTTTTAAATAGGTGTGTGGCCCttataatgataattttaatcattGTAGCTCTGGTGTTCGATGTGGGTCGTAACGATGAGGTGGATTTATCCGAAGGACGATTTAGGGATTGGTATAACCGTTTGTTCGCTTGCGCAGCTTTCACCGAAAAAGAGAAgcaattcaatgaaaaaaattccatcagtggaaatggcattttttcaagACCTTCATCCGAAGTAACAGCAGCATTATCAAATGGAACTGCTGTAAAAGATCTATGTGAAAATCCGTATCAACCAGCAATAGTTTATAATTCCAAGAATAATGAATATTTGATTGGTTACGAGGTAGGTGAGGTAACAAAGATaggttaaaattatcaaaaaaggatACCAATAATGTAAGCTGTTTTCAGTTTTATGACAGAACTGGCAGCGCGTATCTCAAAATCTGCGACTATAATTCCACGATTTATGGAGCTTTGCAATCGGTATGTACCTTTTTAAATGTAGGAATAATAGGaaggtaagtatgtacatacctaggtaaatatttttcaaggattgaagaaatcgaaaaacatcttttaATGGGGATCAATTTTTAGTATGTCAATCGCtaagttttttctcatttctatgTGATAAGCTTTTGAAATacagatttgatttttgaaaaattcatgaaagttGCTGCACATTCATTTGCCTTTTCATGCGATTACTTTCAACTCTCTTTACTCGTCTCCaataaaattggaagaaaaatcctaataataatacctacttggaaaaaaataccgatTTCTGCAATCAATTCACAAATAcgtattttaattatttgattATATCAATTCAATGTGTTTATCTGTGTCTAATGTACAAGTACTCAACACCTACTCACAGGTAAATCCTAAAAATTACACACTTGGAGAAAAACCTGAAGATTATTCTATTGCAGCCAGATACAGTGAAGGGAGACGcacaaaatttcgtttttacgATGATCAGTCAGaattggtaggtacatacctattacctatatctacagggtgcccagaaatatcgagtacccctaagaaagtttttcattaaaaatataggttggcaacgtgaaatagatgcatatgattggtggaatgttatctctccagtctaacaaccaatcaggtgctatcattattatcattcactgtgaccaaccaaagtattttagtagaaaacttttttgggggtactcgatatttctgggcaccctgtagatacctacctattatgtaTCCACACTTATGCAACAGCTATCAATTAGAGATTAGAAAGGGTTGAAatgaatatatgtacctacattaacTCGAATAGGCACGTTCTCACATTTTAGACTTTTTGTTGGGCATCAGTATTATCGATTCATACTCCTGCGAATGACAAAAAATGGATTCATTTCATGTCCAGGTGGATtcctaaatcaaaaatgaatggCGAATGTAAAGATCACGGCTTATTGGATAAAGAATTGGAATTCATCTTTTCCGAGGTAAGATTTACATAACATTGTAAGGACATGATGATTTGGGATGCAAGCAAACTAGTATTTGACTGAAAGTTTAATGGATCTCAGTTTGTTGGTATGTCACTCgatcacgaaatttttttgaaaataaaaattctaagcGGAAAGAATAAGTAAGCATGAAATTTTAGAGATAAAATAATCAACAAAGTGTCAAAAAAGCAGGACggcatgaaaaattttaaaaaaatagaactttccGAAGGATTCTTTtccaaatatgtatttcaacttttgaaaaaaggagaAGAGAGTGAAAATTCCCTTACTAGCAAGGCACTCGTATCTTgaatatcatgaaaatttttgaaccagacaaagctagatcgaaagaggaTGCAAGAAAAATCAGCAGCTTAAATTTCATAGTctgaagtgcgtttttagaattttggtaaatttttaaaaatcaaatttgagtcaaaaaatgcgtaaaattctcaatttattgTAGTAcgaaagctaatttttttcaaggatcaTCCATCGTCGTACTTTTGTCCTGTACATATTATGCATTTTATCTTCCACTCACAAGGTGGTGACTTGctatttttacgtaaaaatggaacattattttttttcagcaaaatcaaGCAGAGATTTTGAAGGATATTCCATCATTACTTTCTTTACCTGGAAATAACACAGAAATATCTTGCGGACAAGCATTCGGTTGCTTGGAGAAATACCAAATAAAACCATTATGGTATTTCCATACAAATTCAGGCAAAATTGCCAGTTGCGTTGCAATGAACATCGTACCGGTTTGGAAAAGCATTGCGaataaacaattgaaaaaagttgatcaatttattgaagaaGTTGCATGCAAATTTCATTGTGGACCCGGGTTTCAATCAATAAACTACCGTATCGaagtagaatttatttttggtgtttCCGATATTATGAAATCAAGCTACGAAAACAGTTCCGACGAGCCTAGAGAAATTTATTTATCGAACACCGAACGAACTCGAATGATGGCGATTCCAGAAGTAATCTATCGTATTATCCAGATCGGTTTTCCATTAGGAATACAATCAGGTGAATACGCGGACCAAATAAATGATCCTGAATGGTACACAGCGGCGGCTGCTGTTATAGTACACAACAATCTCAACTCTGGACATTTCCAAAGGCTGTGTAGTAGAGAAAATGAATTAAGTGGTTGGGATCAGATCAAGAATGAAGATGCTAGAACTGGTATAACCTATGTGTGCCCTTTAACAAAGGAGCTTGGTGAAAGATTAGGAATTTCTAAAAACCTAACGAACGATGAATTACCTCCTATACATTTGAATAATGCTCCAGTGGCTTTGAGACGTTATGTTCTTGGGTTTAAAGATCTTCGGCCGGACGAACGATCTGataacaattaatttttttaattgaaaatgtgaaaaaattgtttttcattgaATTAGGTAATTAGTTGTTATTAGGTTCGTAATCAATTAGGtaacatcaattttttgcatcataTGTAACATTTCTTTTGTGTCAGTACCTGGCTCATAAGTAAATCTTTTATGCAATCGTCGTGCATAgtttgttcgaaatttttttctttgtaggtatgtacataaaaatTTGTGACTTCTTGAAGTGAATCTGTTGCCATATTACTTCCACCAAGTATTTAATTatgttaattttaaaagttttttatatgtacctacctaaacctatctatttaatttgtatacctacatttattcaATTGGTTAGATGTATattatgtataggtatttattattaGAATTGCCTTTGATCAAACGAAAATTTATTCCATACTAACAAGGAAACTTCACGAGTGTGCAGTTACCGAtttgacctaattttttttcaaaagtaagagGATCCGTAAAagagtctaccacaaaattaaatttctggcTGCTCAATCGCAAAACTAAGGGTCCCACAAGGATCTGaaggtttgaaaattctgatttttggtcaattttgctagtaaaaaaacaaaaaacaagagaaaaatGGGTGCAAAGTCTCTTTTTTGaggaaagtttcaaatcatggaAATGCTTTTTGCTTtggaacttttttatgaaatgtcATTGAAAGGCCACaaatatctgaaaaattgtcaaaaattgcgatTGGACAGTTACAACTTTGGATGTTGTCTTTTCTAGTCAAAAGTCGAGTTTCAGACGATTTCAAAAGTTGTAGCAGCCCTTCGCATTTTTCGacctattttaaatattttagaCCCCTCCCTCTTTTCCTCCCTCCCAATATAAATACCCTTTTAGATACACACATTAAAAATTGCGCTCAAACTCTAGGGAAGTCAACTTCCGACtagaaaacacaatttttaaagttgtaggggttgcgattttgaaaaatcagctcTTCCCCTCCCCaaacatgtttgaaaaaacctcCAAGACACAATATTCGGCACTATGTGCCAAATTTTGGTCACTccttcaattccaatttttctgaaatgtaTGAAAAGTAGGCAGTAAATAAGACCTAAAAGTGTGCAAAGGCGGAACCTGCAACCTGAAAAACTTGATCAACTGTGAGCACttaaactttggaaaaaaaatgccaaatctTGATCTACCAACGCGACGTGTCTCTGGCCTTTGTCGCAGTAAAGGCACgttaatggaaaaaagtaaaaaagtaagtaagatTTGGCACGTGCGAAAATTGACTAACATTTGGcactaaaatttttctgtgaatttttacatttttattttttaaacacagTTAGGTACCTGcttactttttcttttcagcAGGTTGAGAAACTAGacatgaaaaatcataaatgcAAACTGATTGGAACAGTCCTAAAATCatggtttcaaaatgaaaaaaatttgatgccGAATGTTGGTTActcaacaaatcaaaaaatttatttgtgaaaaattttcccacgtTTCTACTCATTAGAATCAATTTATGTGCCATAACATTCCAGTAAGTTAAATTTTTTGCACCGGATTTCATTTGCTTTCACAGTTAGTTTgcattaacaaaaaaatccaattttgtcaaaacatgAAGAAAATCTTTTCTGTACTACGTTAGCATCATattaaaccaaaaatatacctatctaaaatgATCATACGATTACTTCCcatactgatttttcaaaagtcttccCTTTTTCACGTACaaaattttcatgcttttttgaaccacaattttcaattaggtactgaTAAAAAGCACTCAGGACACTTTATTTCATCAACTAGAACCAGGTGGTTTAAATTGAAGATTAAGGTGTGCTCTACAAGTTAAGATAGGTAGCAGCAGTACCAAACAGACGATTATAGGTGTGACGTAGCAGCGTGAAGAAAAAGTGACCACGATTTAGTATCCTGATCAAGATTCAGCACTTTCCCTTAATTTCATCGGAAATGTTGGGAATTTTTCGACATTCAGTCTCTTTCTTTTTCCTATGTGCTTCTTTTAATGTTCTGTAAACATAGTTTATTTCATCAAGTTGATTAGCTTTTATAACAACACAAACTGAGAACATCGTGCTATTTGCCTAATATGCATATTCCCGAGTTCATCCACCTTGTGAGCAATCTATCGAAGCGTATAGCTTCTGAGTAAATTCTCCAACggttcaaattttctttcaacgaGCTCATTTTATAAATGAGAAAGTTTCACGACGTATGTATAGAGTGGACGAGCACATAGAGTATTCCCAATCCCATATCGATACTACATCACCTCGTGTGTATAGCTCACCACTGCGTATTCTCCAACTTGTGCGCCATTTGTCGTCCCTTCCTAATGTTCGAGTCATCCGTATCttctattttcagaaaatactaCGTTGTACGATGAGAGTCTTTTACACAcatgtttatttaaaatttaaggtACACAAATACATGTATATCTCTGCGTAcatgtgtacctactacctacctatatgtaccaTATCGATGATGTTGACTACGTATAAAACATGGAG contains:
- the LOC135842638 gene encoding uncharacterized protein LOC135842638; this translates as MLILLVCLCFQFIIKASTEKALVFDVGRNDEVDLSEGRFRDWYNRLFACAAFTEKEKQFNEKNSISGNGIFSRPSSEVTAALSNGTAVKDLCENPYQPAIVYNSKNNEYLIGYEFYDRTGSAYLKICDYNSTIYGALQSVNPKNYTLGEKPEDYSIAARYSEGRRTKFRFYDDQSELTFCWASVLSIHTPANDKKWIHFMSRWIPKSKMNGECKDHGLLDKELEFIFSEQNQAEILKDIPSLLSLPGNNTEISCGQAFGCLEKYQIKPLWYFHTNSGKIASCVAMNIVPVWKSIANKQLKKVDQFIEEVACKFHCGPGFQSINYRIEVEFIFGVSDIMKSSYENSSDEPREIYLSNTERTRMMAIPEVIYRIIQIGFPLGIQSGEYADQINDPEWYTAAAAVIVHNNLNSGHFQRLCSRENELSGWDQIKNEDARTGITYVCPLTKELGERLGISKNLTNDELPPIHLNNAPVALRRYVLGFKDLRPDERSDNN